One stretch of Nitrospirota bacterium DNA includes these proteins:
- a CDS encoding DUF2283 domain-containing protein yields the protein MKIEYDHYAKALYIRVQEKERERTLEINENLNIDLDEKGNLIGIEILNPGDYPIEKILKPTVKEYTEKDVETFELKKEPA from the coding sequence ATGAAAATAGAATATGACCATTATGCGAAGGCTCTTTATATCAGGGTTCAGGAAAAAGAGCGGGAAAGAACTCTTGAAATTAATGAGAACCTGAACATTGATCTGGATGAGAAAGGCAATCTGATAGGCATTGAAATCCTCAACCCCGGAGATTATCCAATAGAAAAGATACTGAAGCCAACGGTCAAGGAATATACAGAAAAAGATGTTGAAACCTTTGAACTCAAAAAAGAACCGGCATAA